One Cucurbita pepo subsp. pepo cultivar mu-cu-16 chromosome LG20, ASM280686v2, whole genome shotgun sequence genomic window carries:
- the LOC111782715 gene encoding uncharacterized protein C12B10.15c has translation MDSESERKREVIVDFDFGSDSGDVDLSGKVHQLPCAVKFDGPCSVSQYFKPKSTGIEVDGLSVENAYFRGRKLQGATISLPEGYSGYVIGRKSHGKRKASEESQDSSSWQVKAKFENITYWNHDTLPTQDDTFPRSFHWLTVAQALHKPATAEDLAAASTALKNMS, from the exons ATGGATTCTGAAAGCGAGAGGAAAAGGGAAGTAATCgtggattttgattttgggagCGATTCTGGAGATGTCGATCTCAGCGGTAAAGTCCATCAGCTTCCGTGTGCCGTTAAATTCGATGGTCCTTGCTCTGTTTCTCAGTATTTTAAACCTAAATCCACTG GAATTGAGGTTGATGGTTTGAGCGTTGAGAATGCTTATTTCAGAGGAAGAAAGTTGCAGGGAGCTACCATTTCCCTTCCGGAAGGCTACTCTG GCTATGTGATAGGGAGGAAAAGTCATGGAAAGAGAAAAGCTTCCGAAGAGTCTCAGGACTCAAGCTCTTGGCAAGTGAAGGCCAAATTTGAGAACATTACATATTGGAACCATGACACCCTACCAACACAAGATGATACGTTCCCGCGTTCTTTTCACTGGCTGACCGTTGCACAAGCA TTGCACAAACCGGCAACAGCAGAAGACTTGGCAGCTGCATCTACTGCTCTCAAGAACATGAGTTGA